Proteins encoded within one genomic window of Manis pentadactyla isolate mManPen7 chromosome 4, mManPen7.hap1, whole genome shotgun sequence:
- the LOC130683633 gene encoding actin-binding LIM protein 3-like isoform X2, producing the protein MSETSISPPGSSIGSPNRVICDIYENLDLQQRRASSPGYIDSLTYSLQGMSPTLSCSPHHYYHSAGESNIYQMPPIYKWHGSFIGDLSTATKSKTSEDSQASKYSPAYSPDPYYAAESEYWTYHGSPKVPRARRFSSGGEEDDFDRSMHKLQSGIGRLILKEEMKVRSSSYADPWTPPRSSTSSREALHTGYEMSLNGSLWSHYLADSDPLISKSVSLPAYRRNGLHRSTR; encoded by the exons GACATCTATGAGAACCTGGACCTCCAGCAGAGACGGGCCTCCAGCCCTGGATACATTGACTCCCTGACCTACAGCCTTCAGGGCATGTCTCCCACACTCTCCTGCTCGCCCCACCACTACTACCACTCTG CTGGAGAAAGTAATATCTACCAGATGCCCCCAATCTACAAATGGCATG GGTCCTTTATAGGCGATCTGTCAACAGCAACCAAGAGCAAAACAAGTGAAGACAGCCAGGCCTCCAAGTACAGTCCAGCCTACTCACCAGACCCCTACTATGCTGCAGAGTCTGAGTACTGGACCTACCATGGGTCCCCCAAAG TGCCCCGAGCCAGGAGGTTCTCATCTGGAGGAGAGGAAGATGATTTTGACCGTAGCATGCACAAG CTCCAGAGTGGGATCGGCCGGCTGATTCTGAAGGAGGAGATGAAAGTCCGGTCTAGCTCATATGCAGATCCCTGGACCCCACCCCGGAGCTCCACCAGCAGCCGGGAGGCCCTACACACTGGCTATGAGATGTCCCTCAATGGCT CCCTTTGGTCCCACTACCTGGCTGACAGCG atccACTCATCTCCAAATCTGTCTCCCTGCCTGCCTACAGAAGAAATGGGCTGCACAGG AGTACAAGGTAA